A region from the Cannabis sativa cultivar Pink pepper isolate KNU-18-1 chromosome 9, ASM2916894v1, whole genome shotgun sequence genome encodes:
- the LOC115722251 gene encoding glutamate dehydrogenase 1 isoform X2 — protein sequence MNALVATNRNFKLAARLLGLDSKLEKSLLIPFREIKVECTIPKDDGTLASFVGFRVQHDNARGPMKGGIRYHPEVDPDEVNALAQLMTWKTAVANIPYGGAKGGIGCNPGDLSLSELERLTRVFTQKIHDLIGIHTDVPAPDMGTGPQTMAWILDEYSKFHGHSPAVVTGKPIDLGGSLGRDAATGRGVLFATEALLNEHGKSIAGQRYVIQGFGNVGSWAAELIHESGGKIVAVSDISGAIKNSKGLDVPNLLKHVKENKGVKGFSGGDSIEPSSILVEDCDILIPAALGGVINRENANEIKAKFIIEAANHPTDPDADEILSKKGVVILPDIYANSGGVTVSYFEWVQNIQGFMWDEEKVNKELKTYMTRGFKDVKEMCETHNCDLRMGAFTLAVNRVARATVLRGWEA from the exons atgaatgCTTTAGTAGCAACCAATAGGAATTTCAAGCTAGCTGCAAGGCTTCTGGGGTTAGATTCAAAACTTGAGAAGAGTTTACTCATACCCTTTAGAGAAATCAAG GTTGAGTGTACCATACCTAAAGATGATGGTACTTTGGCCTCATTTGTTGGTTTCAGGGTACAACATGACAATGCCAGAGGCCCCATGAAAGGAGGAATAAGATATCATCCAGAG GTTGACCCAGATGAAGTCAATGCTTTAGCTCAGCTAATGACTTGGAAAACAGCAGTGGCTAATATACCATATGGTGGTGCTAAAGGAGGAATAGGATGTAATCCAGGGGACTTGAGTTTATCTGAATTGGAAAGACTTACCAGAGTTTTCACTCAGAAAATACATGATCTGATCGGTATTCACACCGATGTTCCTGCCCCGGATATGGGGACAGGTCCACag ACTATGGCTTGGATTTTGGATGAATACTCAAAATTTCATGGACATTCTCCTGCTGTTGTGACTGGAAAACCTATT GATCTTGGTGGATCTCTTGGAAGAGATGCAGCTACTGGAAGAGGAGTACTATTCGCGACAGAGGCTTTGCTTAACGAGCATGGGAAAAGCATAGCCGGGCAGCGTTATGTTATACAG GGTTTTGGCAATGTTGGTTCCTGGGCAGCCGAGTTGATCCATGAGAGCGGTGGCAAGATTGTGGCGGTAAGTGATATCAGTGGAGCTATAAAGAACAGCAAAGGACTTGATGTTCCAAACCTGCTCAAACATGTGAAAGAAAACAAAGGTGTTAAGGGATTCAGTGGTGGTGATTCAATAGAACCGAGCTCGATATTGGTTGAAGACTGTGACATTCTCATCCCTGCTGCTCTTGGGGGTGTTATAAACAG GGAAAATGCAAATGAGATCAAAGCCAAATTCATTATTGAAGCTGCTAACCATCCTACTGACCCTGACGCCGACGAA ATCTTGTCTAAGAAAGGAGTGGTGATTCTTCCTGATATATATGCAAACTCAGGAGGTGTTACTGTTAGTTACTTTGAATGGGTGCag AACATCCAAGGTTTTATGTGGGATGAAGAAAAAGTGAACAAGGAGCTGAAAACTTACATGACAAGAGGATTTAAAGATGTGAAGGAAATGTGTGAAACCCACAATTGTGATCTTCGAATGGGAGCCTTCACCCTTGCAGTTAACCGCGTCGCACGAGCAACCGTCCTCAGGGGATGGGAGGCCTGA
- the LOC115722251 gene encoding glutamate dehydrogenase 1 isoform X1 produces the protein MLSFLNSLMLTLTKFPLLCFIINVASLHHFRKQKTKMNALVATNRNFKLAARLLGLDSKLEKSLLIPFREIKVECTIPKDDGTLASFVGFRVQHDNARGPMKGGIRYHPEVDPDEVNALAQLMTWKTAVANIPYGGAKGGIGCNPGDLSLSELERLTRVFTQKIHDLIGIHTDVPAPDMGTGPQTMAWILDEYSKFHGHSPAVVTGKPIDLGGSLGRDAATGRGVLFATEALLNEHGKSIAGQRYVIQGFGNVGSWAAELIHESGGKIVAVSDISGAIKNSKGLDVPNLLKHVKENKGVKGFSGGDSIEPSSILVEDCDILIPAALGGVINRENANEIKAKFIIEAANHPTDPDADEILSKKGVVILPDIYANSGGVTVSYFEWVQNIQGFMWDEEKVNKELKTYMTRGFKDVKEMCETHNCDLRMGAFTLAVNRVARATVLRGWEA, from the exons ATGTTGTCATTTTTGAATAGTTTAATGCTGACTTTGACTAAATTCCCATTACTATGTTTTATCATCAATGTGGCTTCATTACat CATTtcagaaaacaaaaaacaaaaatgaatgCTTTAGTAGCAACCAATAGGAATTTCAAGCTAGCTGCAAGGCTTCTGGGGTTAGATTCAAAACTTGAGAAGAGTTTACTCATACCCTTTAGAGAAATCAAG GTTGAGTGTACCATACCTAAAGATGATGGTACTTTGGCCTCATTTGTTGGTTTCAGGGTACAACATGACAATGCCAGAGGCCCCATGAAAGGAGGAATAAGATATCATCCAGAG GTTGACCCAGATGAAGTCAATGCTTTAGCTCAGCTAATGACTTGGAAAACAGCAGTGGCTAATATACCATATGGTGGTGCTAAAGGAGGAATAGGATGTAATCCAGGGGACTTGAGTTTATCTGAATTGGAAAGACTTACCAGAGTTTTCACTCAGAAAATACATGATCTGATCGGTATTCACACCGATGTTCCTGCCCCGGATATGGGGACAGGTCCACag ACTATGGCTTGGATTTTGGATGAATACTCAAAATTTCATGGACATTCTCCTGCTGTTGTGACTGGAAAACCTATT GATCTTGGTGGATCTCTTGGAAGAGATGCAGCTACTGGAAGAGGAGTACTATTCGCGACAGAGGCTTTGCTTAACGAGCATGGGAAAAGCATAGCCGGGCAGCGTTATGTTATACAG GGTTTTGGCAATGTTGGTTCCTGGGCAGCCGAGTTGATCCATGAGAGCGGTGGCAAGATTGTGGCGGTAAGTGATATCAGTGGAGCTATAAAGAACAGCAAAGGACTTGATGTTCCAAACCTGCTCAAACATGTGAAAGAAAACAAAGGTGTTAAGGGATTCAGTGGTGGTGATTCAATAGAACCGAGCTCGATATTGGTTGAAGACTGTGACATTCTCATCCCTGCTGCTCTTGGGGGTGTTATAAACAG GGAAAATGCAAATGAGATCAAAGCCAAATTCATTATTGAAGCTGCTAACCATCCTACTGACCCTGACGCCGACGAA ATCTTGTCTAAGAAAGGAGTGGTGATTCTTCCTGATATATATGCAAACTCAGGAGGTGTTACTGTTAGTTACTTTGAATGGGTGCag AACATCCAAGGTTTTATGTGGGATGAAGAAAAAGTGAACAAGGAGCTGAAAACTTACATGACAAGAGGATTTAAAGATGTGAAGGAAATGTGTGAAACCCACAATTGTGATCTTCGAATGGGAGCCTTCACCCTTGCAGTTAACCGCGTCGCACGAGCAACCGTCCTCAGGGGATGGGAGGCCTGA
- the LOC115722140 gene encoding uncharacterized protein LOC115722140, with amino-acid sequence MSISQDLYPSQDDLPYEEELLRNPFSLKLWWRYLIARADSPFQKRFIIYERALKALPGSYKLWHAYLRERLELVRNLPVTHSHFETLNNTFERALVTMHKMPRIWIMYLQTLTDQKFITRTRRTFDRALCALPVTQHDRIWEPYLVFVSQKGIPIETSLRVYRRYLKYDPSHIEDFIEFLINSGLWQEASERLASVLNDDQFHSIKGKTKHRLWLELCDLLTKHANEVSGLNVDAIIRGGIRKFTDEVGRLWTSLAEYYIRRNLHEKARDIFEEGMTTVVTVRDFSVIFDSYAQFEESMLAHKMEVMDLSDDEEEEEDGDEEDEDVRLNLKLSLAEFEKKILSTCWLHDDKDVDLRLARLDNLMDRRPELANSVLLRQNPHNVEQWHRRVKLFEGNPTKQILTYTEAVRTVDPMKAVGKPHTLWIAFAKLYETHSDIVNARVIFDKAVQVNYKTVDNLATIWCEWAEMELKHKNPKGALELMRRATAEPSVEVKRKVAADGSEPVQMKLHKSLRLWTLYVDLEETFGSLESTREVYERIMDLRIATPQIIINYAYLLEENKYFEDAFRVYERGVKIFKYPHVKDIWVTYLTKFVKRYGRTKLERARELFEHAIETTPADAVKPLYLQYAKLEEEYGLAKRAMKVYDQATKAVPNSEKFSMYDLYINRAAEIFGVPKTREIYEQAIESGLPDKDVKKMCSKYAELEKSLGEIDRARAIFVFASQFSDPRSDTDFWQEWNNFEVQHGNEDTFREMLRIKRSVSASYSQTHFILPEYLMQKDQTVDLDEAKEKLKQAGVPEDEMAALERQLAPAANDPIAKDGNRKVGFVSAGVQSQTDEGLKVTANHEDIELPEENDSDEDNEIVELKQKDVPDAVFGELAHKRRENEEDEAQNKDDESRLGALERIKRLKKP; translated from the exons ATGTCCATATCTCAAGATCTTTACCCTTCTCAAGATGATCTTCCCTACGAAGAAGAACTTCTTCGAAACCCCTTCAGTCTCAAGCTATGGTGGAGATACCTCATTGCTCGTGCCGACTCGCCATTCCAAAAACGCTTCATCATCTACGAGCGAGCTCTCAAAGCTCTTCCAGGAAGCTACAAACTCTGGCACGCTTATCTCAGAGAACGCCTCGAGTTGGTTCGTAACCTACCCGTCACTCACTCCCACTTTGAGACCTTAAACAATACCTTCGAACGAGCTCTCGTTACAATGCATAAGATGCCCAGAATTTGGATCATGTACCTCCAGACTTTGACGGACCAGAAATTCATAACTCGGACTCGACGAACCTTCGATAGAGCACTATGCGCTTTACCAGTCACTCAGCACGATCGAATTTGGGAGCCTTACCTCGTTTTCGTCAGCCAAAAGGGTATTCCGATTGAGACTTCGCTTCGCGTTTATCGAAGGTATTTAAAGTACGACCCTAGTCATATTGAGGATTTCATTGAGTTTTTGATAAATTCTGGTCTTTGGCAAGAGGCATCTGAGAGGTTAGCTTCTGTGTTGAACGATGATCAGTTTCATTCTATTAAGGGAAAGACTAAACATAGGCTTTGGTTAGAATTGTGTGATTTGCTGACTAAACATGCTaatgaggtttctgggttgaaTGTGGATGCGATTATAAGGGGTGGGATTAGGAAGTTTACTGATGAGGTTGGTCGTTTATGGACCTCTCTGGCTGAGTATTACATAAGGAGAAATTTACATGAGAAAGCTAGAGATATATTTGAGGAGGGTATGACTACTGTAGTTACGGTTAGAgattttagtgttatttttgaTTCTTATGCTCAATTTGAAGAGAGCATGCTGGCTCATAAAATGGAGGTTATGGATTTGAGCGATgatgaagaagaggaagaggatGGCGATGAAGAGGATGAAGATGTGAGGTTGAATTTGAAGTTGTCTTTGGCTGAATTTGAGAAGAAGATTCTTAGTACTTGTTGGCTACACGATGATAAGGATGTAGATTTGAGGTTAGCTAGATTGGACAATCTCATGGATAGAAGACCCGAGTTAGCGAATAGTGTTCTTTTACGGCAGAATCCACATAATGTGGAGCAATGGCATCGGAGGGTAAAGCTGTTTGAGGGTAATCCTACAAAACAGATCCTTACTTACACTGAGGCGGTGAGGACAGTTGATCCCATGAAAGCAGTGGGGAAACCGCATACGCTGTGGATTGCTTTTGCAAAGCTGTATGAGACCCATAGTGATATTGTGAATGCAAGAGTGATCTTTGATAAAGCAGTGCAGGTGAACTACAAGACTGTGGATAATCTGGCTACTATTTGGTGTGAGTGGGCCGAAATGGAATTGAAGCATAAAAATCCTAAAGGGGCATTGGAGCTGATGAGACGTGCTACAGCAGAGCCATCAGTGGAGGTTAAACGTAAAG TGGCTGCTGATGGAAGCGAACCAGTACAAATGAAGCTCCACAAGTCTTTGAGACTATGGACTTTGTACGTTGATTTGGAGGAGACTTTCGGCTCTTTGGAGTCCACCCGAGAAGTCTACGAAAGGATAATGGATCTGAGAATAGCCACGccacaaattattattaattacgcATATCTATTGGAG GAAAATAAATACTTTGAAGATGCATTTAGGGTGTATGAAAGAGGGGTGAAGATATTTAAGTATCCACATGTCAAAGACATATGGGTAACTTACCTAACGAAATTTGTGAAGAGATATGGACGGACAAAACTAGAACGTGCAAGAGAACTATTTGAGCACGCTATTGAAACG ACCCCTGCTGATGCAGTGAAACCTCTGTATCTACAATATGCCAAACTGGAGGAGGAATATGGTCTGGCGAAGCGAGCTATGAAGGTCTATGACCAAGCCACTAAGGCTGTTCCGAACAGTGAAAAATTTAGTATGTATGACCTATACATCAACCGGGCTGCTGAGATCTTTGGTGTCCCAAAAACTAGGGAAATATATGAGCAAGCTATAGAATCTGGTCTTCCAGATAAAGATGTGAAGAAAATGTGTTCAAAGTATGCAGAGCTTGAGAAGAGCTTGGGAGAAATTGACCGAGCTCGTGCGATATTTGTCTTTGCATCGCAATTTTCAGACCCACGATCAGATACAGATTTCTGGCAAGAGTGGAATAACTTTGAAGTGCAACATGGCAATGAAGATACCTTCAGAGAAATGCTTCGTATTAAACGAAGTGTTTCTGCAAGTTACAGCCAG ACGCACTTTATTCTGCCAGAGTATCTGATGCAGAAAGATCAAACCGTCGACCTGGATGAGGCGAAAGAGAAATTGAAACAGGCAGGTGTCCCCGAAGATGAAATGGCTGCTCTAGAGAGGCAGTTAGCTCCTGCAGCAAACGATCCTATCGCTAAAGATGGTAATAGGAAGGTGGGATTCGTGAGTGCTGGAGTACAATCACAAACCGATGAAGGGTTGAAAGTCACAGCAAATCACGAAGATATTGAGCTGCCAGAAGAAAATGACTCTGACGAAGACAACGAAATAGTTGAACTCAAGCAAAAAGATGTACCTGATGCTGTTTTTGGAGAGTTGGCTCACAAGAGAAGAGAAAATGAAGAGGATGAAGCTCAGAACAAAGACGATGAAAGTCGTTTGGGTGCACTCGAGAGAATCAAGAGGCTCAAAAAGCCTTAG